From the Oncorhynchus nerka isolate Pitt River linkage group LG20, Oner_Uvic_2.0, whole genome shotgun sequence genome, one window contains:
- the LOC115102170 gene encoding LOW QUALITY PROTEIN: semaphorin-3B-like (The sequence of the model RefSeq protein was modified relative to this genomic sequence to represent the inferred CDS: inserted 1 base in 1 codon), whose product MMMTVMMMMAMMVTCSSLLLLGLKASQVSSSGIPKTSDSSSPSSSSSHPFSSSSPRMKLSYKELQQFHGVRRFELERSCCFSALLLDEERGRLFVGARNFLLSLSLDNIAKQEHKIYWPAPVDWREECNWAGKDINTDCVNYVKIVHHYNRTHLYACGTGAFHPTCAFVEVGQKMEDYVFRIDLSKVEDGKGKSPYDPRHPAASVLIGDELYAGVATDLMGRDFTIFRSLGGRPSIRTEQHDSRWLNEPKFVGSFWVPESENPDDDKIFFFFRETAVEAQGLGKSTYSRIGQLCRNDMGGQRSLVNKWTTFLKTRLICSVPGSDGSDTYFDELRDVFLLQTRDRKNPLVYTVFSTSSSVFKGSAVCIYTMNDIRRAFLGPFAHKEGPNYQWVPFQGKVPYPRPGMCPSKTFGSFESTKGFPDDVIQFARHHPLMFNPVYPLNRRPVFLRTNVDYSFTQIAVDRVGAADGQYDVMFIGTDKGTVLKVISVPKESWKNMEDLLLEELEVFKDASSIINMQISSKRQQLYVGSDTGLAQVPLHRCSVYGKACAECCLARDPYCAWDGTSCTRYLPNTKRRFRRQDVRNGDPNTLCSGDHHKHRVAERRLFGVEGSSTFLECIPKSLQARVTWTFQKHPHNPREELRLDDRVLHTERGLLVRRVLKRDTGLYQCHAMEHGFTQTLLDITLEVVPSSSSSPSPPADSLLRLDPVVAAHXSTSQKMWYRDFMQLVDHPNLSTVDQICEQVWARKNAQSGKSFPASPAKQAPPLGPVVQTPNKKWKHLQDIRKGRNRRTHDGKPSPRAPRSAGE is encoded by the exons ATGATGATGACcgtaatgatgatgatggcgaTGATGGTGACATGTAGCTCCCTGCTCCTCTTGGGGCTCAAGGCCTCCCAGGTCTCGTCCAGCGGAATCCCCAAGACCAGCGactcctcttcaccctcctcgtcctcctcacacccattctcctcctcctcccctcgcaTGAAGCTCTCCTACAAAG aGCTGCAGCAGTTCCATGGCGTGCGGCGGTTCGAGCTGGAGCGCTCGTGCTGTTTCAGCGCTCTTTTattggatgaggagagaggacggcTGTTTGTGGGCGCACGCAACTTCCTCTTGTCACTCAGCCTGGATAACATCGCCAAGCAGGAGCACAAG ATCTACTGGCCAGCCCCGGTGGACTGGAGGGAGGAGTGTAACTGGGCAGGAAAGGACATCAAT ACAGACTGTGTGAACTATGTGAAGATAGTGCACCACTACAACCGCACCCACCTATATGCCTGTGGAACCGGGGCCTTCCACCCCACCTGCGCCTTCGTAGAGGTGGGACAGAAGATGGAG gaCTATGTGTTCAGGATCGACCTGTCCAAGGTGGAGGATGGGAAAGGGAAAAGTCCATATGACCCCCGTCACCCTGCAGCCTCAGTACTGATAG gTGATGAGCTATATGCGGGTGTGGCCACAGACCTCATGGGACGAGACTTCACCATCTTCCGCAGTCTGGGGGGACGACCATCCATCCGCACTGAACAACACGACTCACGCTGGCTCAacg AGCCTAAGTTTGTGGGTTCGTTCTGGGTGCCAGAGAGTGAGAACCCAGACGATGATaagatcttcttcttcttccggGAGACGGCGGTGGAGGCTCAGGGTCTGGGGAAGTCCACCTACTCCCGCATCGGACAGCTCTGCAGG AATGATATGGGTGGCCAGCGTAGTCTGGTCAATAAGTGGACCACCTTCCTGAAGACTCGTCTCATTTGTTCTGTGCCAGGCAGTGACGGCAGTGACACCTACTTTGATGAGCTCC GGGACGTATTCCTGCTGCAGACCAGGGACAGGAAGAACCCTCTGGTCTACACCGTCTTCTCTACCTCTAG CAGTGTATTCAAGGGATCAGCTGTGTGTATCTACACCATGAATGACATCCGCAGGGCCTTCCTGGGGCCCTTCGCCCACAAAGAGGGGCCAAACTATCAGTGGGTCCCCTTCCAGGGCAAAGTCCCCTACCCACGCCCTGGCATG TGCCCCAGCAAGACGTTCGGCAGTTTCGAGTCCACCAAGGGTTTCCCTGACGACGTGATCCAGTTTGCGCGTCACCACCCTCTGATGTTTAACCCTGTATACCCCCTGAACCGCCGGCCAGTCTTCCTGAGGACCAACGTAGACTACAGCTTCACCCAGATCGCTGTGGACCGGGTGGGCGCCGCAGACGGGCAGTATGACGTCATGTTCATTGGCACAG ACAAAGGGACCGTGCTGAAGGTGATCTCTGTACCTAAAGAGAGCTGGAAGAACATGGAGGACCTGCTACTGGAAGAGCTAGAGGTGTTCAAG GATGCCTCATCCATCATTAACATGCAGATCTCCTCAAAGCGG CAACAGCTGTATGTGGGTTCAGACACGGGTCTGGCCCAGGTTCCTCTGCATCGCTGCAGTGTCTATGGGAAGGCCTGTGCTGAGTGCTGCCTGGCCAGAGACCCATACTGCGCCTGGGACGGCACCTCTTGCACCCGCTACCTTCCCAACACCAAACG GCGTTTCCGTCGTCAGGACGTGAGGAATGGAGACCCCAACACGCTGTGTTCAGGAG ACCACCACAAGCACCGCGTGGCAGAGAGGAGGCTGTTTGGGGTGGAGGGGAGCAGTACCTTCCTGGAGTGTATCCCCAAATCCCTGCAGGCCAGAGTGACCTGGACCTTCCAGAAACACCCCCACAACCCCAGGGAAGAG CTGCGTCTAGATGACCGTGTCCTGCACACAGAGCGGGGACTGTTGGTAAGGAGGGTACTGAAACGTGACACGGGCCTCTACCAGTGCCACGCCATGGAGCACGGCTTCACCCAGACCCTACTGGACATCACACTGGAGGTagtaccctcctcttcctcctccccctctccacccgcTGACTCTCTCCTCCGATTGGACCCCGTAGTGGCGGCCC CCTCCACCAGTCAGAAGATGTGGTACCGGGACTTCATGCAGCTGGTGGACCACCCCAATCTTAGCACCGTGGACCAGATCTGCGAGCAGGTCTGGGCGCGCAAGAATGCCCAATCGGGAAAGAGCTTCCCGGCTTCTCCTGCCAAACAGGCCCCGCCCCTCGGCCCTGTGGTCCAGACCCCTAACAAGAAGTGGAAGCATCTTCAGGACATCCGCAAGGGGAGGAACCGCCGAACCCACGACGGGAAGCCCTCCCCACGAGCACCGCGAAGCGCAGGGGAGTAA